GGAATATCGCGATTACTTTAAGTTCTCAGAGCATGTTGTCAAAGTGCCTCATCATCGCACATTGGCGATGAACAGAGGAGAAAAGTCGGGCGCACTGCGCGTCCGCTTTGAATGGGACGAAGAGTCTGCCTGCACATCAATCGCCCGCCAATTGAATTTAAGTCACCATCGCTTTGCAAAATTTCTCACACAGGTAATCAACGACGCGCAACAACGTTTGATCCTACCCAGCCTCGAACGCGAAATCCGCCGCGAGCTGACCGAAAAAGCAGAAAAACATGCTGTTTCCGTTTTTGCCAGTAACCTGAAAAACTTACTGCTCCAGCCCCCCTTGCGAGGCGAACGCATCCTGGCCATCGATCCCGGATTACGAACCGGCTGCAAATTAGCGGTACTTGACGAACTCGGAAATTGTCTGGCGAATGACTTGGTATATGTCACGGGTTCCGCAGAGAAAAAAGATTATGCACGCAACAAATTAGCTGAGTTCATGCAGGAACACGAATGCAGACTGGTCGCCATTGGTAACGGTACTGCCTGCCGGGAAACGGAAGAAATCATTACAGAGATGATCGAGCAGAACTTACCCGAAGCACGGTATTTAATCGTGAACGAAGCGGGAGCCAGCATCTATTCTGCCAGCCCGGTGGCACGCGAAGAATTCCCCGACCTGGACGCAACAATTAGAGGCACCATTTCCATCGGACGACGATTGCAGGACCCTTTGAGCGAATTGGTAAAAATCGATCCTCAACATCTGGGTGTCGGCATGTATCAACACGATGTCAATTCGAAGCGTCTTAAAGAATCACTGGATGAGGTAATCGAATCGTGTGTCAATTATGTTGGCGTAAATCTGAATAACGCCAGTGCGTCATTACTACGACATGTTTCAGGTATGAATCAATTGATCGCCAGACGAATTACAGAATGGCGCGACAAACATGGCTCATTCCAGAATCGAAAACAACTTCTCGATGTCGCTGGAATTGGGGAAGCCACTTTTACACAAGCCGCAGGTTTTTTGAAAATTGACGAAGGCGATGAACCTCTCGATTCGACCTGGATTCACCCAGAGAGTTATGAACACGCTCACAAAGTTCTCACACAACTCAATCTACCGCAGGACAGCCTGAAAACGTCAGCCAACGATCGCGCTGCGATTATTGAAAAGGTCTCTCAGGTTGATAAAACGCAATTGAGTGAGAGTCTCAAGATCGGCTTACCAACTCTGGAAGATATTCTGGAGGCGATTGGAAAACCAAGACGCGATCCACGTTCCGACTTACCCGGACCAATTTTCAAGAAAGGAGTTTTAAAACTTGAACAACTGGTCAAAGATATGGAGTTGCAGGGAACCGTTCTGAACGTCGTTGATTTTGGTGCGTTTGTCGATGTTGGTTTAAAAGACAGCGCACTCATTCACGTGAGCGAAATGGCCACTCACTTCATTGAAAATCCCTATCAGTTTGTATCCGTGGGTGATGTGATTACGGCCTGGGTTCTAGGTGTAGATCTGGAACGGCGCCGGGTATCACTGACGCTGATCAAACCGGGTACGGATCGCCAGTCGAAAAAAGAATCCTTTTCGAAACCAAAGGCTCCTCAAAAACAGTTCGACAAAAAAAAGCCCACTCCCTCAGGATCCAGTCAAACTGAGCAGAGACCCAAAAAGAAACGAACTCCGAAAAAGAAGACGCCCCCTGCGGCTAA
The Gimesia aquarii DNA segment above includes these coding regions:
- a CDS encoding Tex family protein encodes the protein MDTIEIKSNQSNKHFSEHDAEQMALDLNLSSQQILNVIALLDEGNTVPFITRYRKERTGNLDEVQIRNIQKRVQSKRQIWERASTILRLIEAQQQLTPELKAEIEKADTLKRLEDLYRPYRPKRTSRAATARKRGFEPLADAIWKGDAHIEDLSKEALKYTKGEEGARTTDEVLKGAADILAEKIGEDADVREISRKIAWKSGRLVANATKNAEESGQEYRDYFKFSEHVVKVPHHRTLAMNRGEKSGALRVRFEWDEESACTSIARQLNLSHHRFAKFLTQVINDAQQRLILPSLEREIRRELTEKAEKHAVSVFASNLKNLLLQPPLRGERILAIDPGLRTGCKLAVLDELGNCLANDLVYVTGSAEKKDYARNKLAEFMQEHECRLVAIGNGTACRETEEIITEMIEQNLPEARYLIVNEAGASIYSASPVAREEFPDLDATIRGTISIGRRLQDPLSELVKIDPQHLGVGMYQHDVNSKRLKESLDEVIESCVNYVGVNLNNASASLLRHVSGMNQLIARRITEWRDKHGSFQNRKQLLDVAGIGEATFTQAAGFLKIDEGDEPLDSTWIHPESYEHAHKVLTQLNLPQDSLKTSANDRAAIIEKVSQVDKTQLSESLKIGLPTLEDILEAIGKPRRDPRSDLPGPIFKKGVLKLEQLVKDMELQGTVLNVVDFGAFVDVGLKDSALIHVSEMATHFIENPYQFVSVGDVITAWVLGVDLERRRVSLTLIKPGTDRQSKKESFSKPKAPQKQFDKKKPTPSGSSQTEQRPKKKRTPKKKTPPAAKLSDEMKSGEQPLQGFDQLKALWNQKKK